From a single Cyprinus carpio isolate SPL01 chromosome A3, ASM1834038v1, whole genome shotgun sequence genomic region:
- the LOC109076392 gene encoding somatostatin receptor type 5-like, giving the protein MELTSVDASAVLGLWGNGSIGFLLNESMLNDTCFLNTSNCTNGRDAGSRAGTSMAGILIPLIYIIVCIVGLGGNSLVIHIVLHYSKTESVTNIYILNLAIADELFMLGLPFLAVQNAMHSWPFGSFTCRLVMTVDGINQFTSIFCLTVMSIDRYLAVVHPIRSSKWRRPQVAKAVNGTIWAVSFLVVLPVVIFANVQREGGICNIIWPEPANIWGAAFIIYTSTVGFFFPLLVICMCYLLIVIKIRSSGKKVHATSTKRRKSERKVTRMVVIVVAVFVFCWMPFYALNIINLVESLRDEPQGLHLFVVVLSYANSCANPIVYGFLSDNFKRGFRKALCRSSRRVENHEPTEQQNQEEGRRVLMPRESLRRAVRDEEDEEEEEYREEVTEMTEICRITQSANVSGQPESTRALFLERPSGTGVSETCSPDRRGTGVDVLGKGPGFGPAATLLNGAKNGNVKTLPEEPVEKNTSLEISYL; this is encoded by the coding sequence ATGGAGCTGACCTCAGTAGACGCTTCTGCTGTGCTGGGCTTATGGGGCAATGGCTCCATTGGTTTCCTCCTTAATGAGAGCATGCTCAATGACACTTGCTTCCTCAATACTTCAAACTGCACTAATGGGAGAGATGCAGGGAGCCGAGCAGGAACAAGCATGGCAGGAATCCTCATTCCTCTTATTTACATCATTGTCTGCATCGTTGGCCTGGGAGGAAACTCATTGGTCATTCACATCGTCCTGCACTACTCCAAGACAGAGTCAGTGACCAACATCTACATCCTGAATCTGGCTATAGCCGATGAGCTTTTCATGCTGGGCCTTCCGTTCCTCGCCGTGCAGAACGCAATGCACTCCTGGCCCTTTGGCTCATTCACGTGCAGGTTGGTCATGACCGTTGATGGCATTAACCAGTTCACCAGCATTTTCTGCCTCACCGTGATGAGCATTGATCGCTACCTGGCCGTGGTTCATCCTATTCGGTCCTCTAAATGGAGGCGACCACAGGTGGCCAAGGCAGTGAATGGAACAATCTGGGCGGTCTCCTTTTTGGTAGTCTTGCCTGTGGTGATTTTTGCAAATGTGCAGCGGGAAGGAGGCATCTGCAACATCATATGGCCAGAGCCAGCCAACATCTGGGGAGCAGCATTTATAATCTACACCTCCACAGTTGGCTTTTTCTTTCCCTTGCTAGTCATCTGCATGTGCTATCTCCTAATTGTAATCAAAATTCGCAGCTCGGGAAAGAAGGTTCATGCCACTTCAACCAAACGGCGCAAATCGGAGCGCAAAGTCACGCGAATGGTGGTGATAGTAGtggctgtgtttgttttctgctGGATGCCGTTTTACGCCCTCAACATCATAAACCTGGTGGAATCGCTGCGTGATGAGCCCCAAGGTCTGCATCTTTTTGTGGTGGTATTGTCTTACGCTAACAGCTGCGCTAACCCTATTGTGTACGGCTTCCTTTCGGACAACTTCAAGCGGGGATTTCGAAAGGCTCTGTGCCGTTCATCTCGAAGGGTCGAGAACCACGAGCCCACCGAGCAGCAGAATCAAGAGGAAGGAAGAAGAGTGCTGATGCCCAGGGAAAGCCTTagaagagcagtgagagatgaagaagatgaggaagaggaagagtaCAGGGAGGAAGTGACGGAGATGACAGAAATCTGCAGGATTACTCAGAGCGCAAATGTAAGCGGACAACCTGAAAGTACACGAGCGCTTTTCTTAGAGAGACCCTCGGGTACAGGGGTTTCTGAGACATGTTCTCCAGACAGGAGAGGCACGGGCGTGGATGTTCTTGGTAAAGGACCAGGCTTTGGACCTGCTGCAACCCTGCTGAATGGGGCTAAAAATGGGAATGTGAAAACACTGCCAGAGGAACCGGTGGAAAAGAACACCTCACTGGAGATCAGCTACTTGTAA